Proteins encoded within one genomic window of Streptomyces profundus:
- a CDS encoding ABC transporter permease, which produces MTSSPTRTSDSGSSLPSPSVVRFEPGPERRVYWAVTDCLTIVRRELTHLAKQPSLIAWQLGFPIVSVLLFVYVFGSAMDVGDGADYKSFAMPGLFAMTMAFGFMNTAMAVVVEKERGVIDRFRSMPMAPSAVVTGRGVSDVLHAALDLVVIAIIALAIGWRSDGGLAATLAAFGLLLLLRFALIWIGVYLGLLTPNQEAAGNLFAVAFPFGMISSVFTPPSMMPDWLGTIAMWNPVSSTANAIRDLFGNPLPTGGSWIEENALLMSVVWPLVITAVFLPLAVRRYQALGR; this is translated from the coding sequence ATGACCAGCAGCCCGACCCGGACCAGCGACAGCGGCTCGTCCCTCCCGTCACCCTCGGTCGTCCGGTTCGAGCCCGGGCCCGAACGGCGTGTCTACTGGGCCGTCACCGACTGCCTGACCATCGTCCGACGCGAGTTGACCCACCTTGCCAAGCAACCCTCGCTGATCGCCTGGCAGTTGGGCTTTCCGATCGTCTCGGTGCTGCTCTTCGTCTATGTCTTCGGCAGCGCCATGGACGTCGGCGACGGCGCGGACTACAAGTCCTTCGCGATGCCGGGCCTCTTCGCGATGACCATGGCCTTCGGCTTCATGAACACCGCGATGGCGGTCGTGGTGGAGAAGGAACGGGGCGTCATCGACCGCTTCCGTTCGATGCCGATGGCCCCCTCGGCCGTGGTCACCGGACGCGGTGTCTCCGACGTGCTGCACGCGGCGCTCGATCTGGTGGTGATCGCGATCATCGCGCTGGCCATCGGCTGGCGCTCGGACGGCGGGCTGGCGGCCACGCTCGCCGCCTTCGGCCTGTTGCTGTTGCTGCGCTTCGCGCTGATCTGGATCGGCGTCTACCTCGGCCTGTTGACGCCCAACCAGGAGGCGGCGGGCAACCTCTTCGCGGTGGCCTTCCCGTTCGGGATGATCTCCAGCGTGTTCACGCCGCCGTCGATGATGCCGGACTGGCTGGGCACGATCGCCATGTGGAACCCGGTCTCCTCCACGGCCAACGCCATCCGTGACCTGTTCGGCAACCCGCTGCCCACCGGGGGCAGCTGGATCGAGGAGAACGCGCTGCTGATGTCCGTGGTCTGGCCGCTGGTCATCACCGCGGTCTTCCTCCCCCTCGCCGTCCGCCGCTACCAGGCCCTGGGCCGCTAG
- a CDS encoding Uma2 family endonuclease, producing the protein MTPGTMCGSQLPVEDFEELASAAPETVSLEFIDGRIEVKRMPDGDRGAIIMWLIRQCIQARPEWDLHPERGLVVEAYRKGRARPDGVLAPVAHFAGQGEWADPEGVLMTVEITSYDADTDRRDRVEKPGAYAAVGIPVYLLIDRDDSTVTVHAAPERGRYREIHTVSFGEVATMPEPVGFALDTEILKRYVR; encoded by the coding sequence ATGACCCCCGGGACCATGTGCGGATCTCAGCTGCCGGTCGAGGACTTCGAGGAGCTCGCCTCGGCGGCGCCGGAGACCGTCTCGCTGGAGTTCATCGACGGGCGTATCGAGGTGAAGAGGATGCCTGACGGCGATCGCGGAGCCATCATCATGTGGCTGATCAGGCAGTGCATCCAGGCGCGCCCCGAGTGGGATCTGCACCCGGAACGAGGGCTGGTGGTCGAGGCATACCGCAAGGGGCGGGCGCGGCCGGACGGCGTGCTGGCGCCGGTGGCGCACTTCGCCGGGCAGGGGGAGTGGGCCGACCCCGAGGGGGTGCTGATGACGGTGGAGATCACCTCGTACGACGCGGACACCGACCGGCGGGACCGGGTGGAGAAGCCCGGGGCGTATGCGGCGGTCGGCATTCCGGTCTATCTGCTGATCGATCGGGACGACTCCACGGTCACCGTCCACGCCGCGCCGGAGCGGGGGCGGTATCGGGAGATCCACACCGTGAGCTTCGGCGAGGTGGCCACGATGCCCGAGCCCGTGGGGTTCGCCCTGGACACCGAGATCCTCAAGCGTTACGTGCGCTGA
- the serC gene encoding phosphoserine transaminase — MADIEIPTDIKPADGRFGSGPSKVRVEALDALAATGVSVLGTSHRKAPVKSLVGRVRAGVASLFSLPDGYEVVLGNGGSTAFWDIATHGLIEAKSQHLTFGEFSSKFAKAASRAPWLDEPTVISANPGSHPQARAQRGVDAYALTHNETSTGVAAPVRRVAGADEGSLVLVDATSGAGGLPVDIAETDVYYFAPQKSFAADGGLWVAVFSPTALERVERIAASGRHIPEFFSLPTAIDNSRKDQTYNTPAVATLFLLADQLEWINGQGGLDWAVKRTADSSGRLYSWAERSEVASPYVADPEQRSAVVGTIDFADSVDAAKVASVLRANGIVDTEPYRKLGRNQLRVAMYPAVTPDDVEALTHCVDYVIERL; from the coding sequence GTGGCCGATATCGAGATTCCCACTGACATCAAGCCCGCCGACGGCCGGTTCGGGTCGGGCCCCTCCAAGGTGCGCGTCGAGGCGCTGGACGCCCTGGCCGCGACCGGCGTCTCCGTGCTGGGCACCTCCCACCGGAAGGCCCCGGTGAAGAGTCTGGTGGGCCGCGTCCGCGCGGGCGTGGCGTCCCTGTTCTCCCTCCCCGACGGCTACGAGGTGGTGCTCGGCAACGGCGGCTCCACCGCCTTCTGGGACATCGCCACGCACGGGCTGATCGAGGCGAAGTCCCAGCATCTGACGTTCGGTGAGTTCTCCTCCAAGTTCGCCAAGGCCGCCAGCAGGGCGCCGTGGCTGGACGAGCCCACCGTCATCAGCGCCAACCCGGGCAGCCACCCGCAGGCGCGCGCCCAGCGCGGCGTCGACGCCTACGCCCTCACCCACAACGAGACGTCCACGGGCGTCGCCGCCCCGGTCCGCCGGGTCGCCGGCGCCGACGAGGGCTCGCTGGTGCTGGTGGACGCCACCTCCGGCGCGGGCGGGCTCCCGGTGGACATCGCCGAGACCGACGTCTACTACTTCGCCCCGCAGAAGTCGTTCGCGGCGGACGGCGGCCTGTGGGTCGCGGTGTTCTCGCCGACCGCGCTGGAGCGCGTCGAGCGGATCGCCGCCTCGGGCCGGCACATCCCGGAGTTCTTCTCGCTGCCGACGGCGATCGACAACTCCCGCAAGGACCAGACCTACAACACCCCCGCGGTGGCCACGCTCTTCCTGCTGGCCGACCAGCTGGAGTGGATCAACGGCCAGGGCGGTCTGGACTGGGCCGTGAAGCGCACCGCCGACTCCTCGGGCCGCCTCTACTCCTGGGCCGAGAGGTCCGAGGTGGCCTCGCCCTATGTCGCGGACCCCGAGCAGCGCTCAGCGGTGGTCGGCACCATCGACTTCGCCGACTCGGTGGACGCGGCGAAGGTCGCCTCCGTGCTGCGCGCCAACGGCATCGTGGACACCGAGCCCTACCGCAAGCTGGGCCGCAACCAGCTCCGCGTCGCGATGTACCCGGCCGTCACCCCGGACGACGTCGAGGCCCTGACCCATTGCGTCGACTATGTGATCGAACGCCTCTGA
- a CDS encoding cytochrome P450 family protein yields MSCPVHHSAGSGATETIVLDPLVGDLAGEGRALLAAGPIARVELPGGVPALAVTHHAEARRLLNDPRLVKDVRAWGAWQRGEISQDWPLIGLAAPPRSMLTVDGAEHRRLRAKTAQALTPRRVQLLRPGIERITAKLLDGLSAQPAGRPVDLKALFAYPLPMAVVSELMGIDPADQPKLRELYDEFFNTQTPPARVPAMLEELHDIFARTVAGKRARPGDDLTSALIGADEGGEPLTDDEVTNTLQLMVTAGHETTIALINNAVRGLLANPDQKARVRGGEIPWETVVEETLRWSSPTSHVLIRFATEDIPVGDQVIPKGEGLITSYVAIGWDEAQHGPDAERFDITRPTPIRHMSFGHGPHVCPGAPLSRLEGAVALPALFERFPDLTLAVPDGELRHRPNVTQNDLYELPVLLHGPTA; encoded by the coding sequence ATGAGCTGCCCCGTCCACCACTCCGCCGGATCCGGAGCCACCGAGACCATCGTCCTCGACCCCCTGGTCGGCGACCTGGCGGGGGAGGGGCGGGCGCTGCTGGCCGCCGGCCCCATCGCCAGGGTGGAACTCCCGGGCGGCGTGCCCGCGTTGGCGGTCACCCACCACGCGGAGGCCCGGCGGCTGCTCAACGATCCACGGCTGGTGAAGGACGTCCGCGCCTGGGGCGCCTGGCAGCGCGGCGAGATTTCCCAGGACTGGCCGCTGATAGGTCTCGCCGCGCCGCCCCGTTCCATGCTCACCGTCGACGGCGCCGAGCACCGCCGGCTGCGCGCCAAGACCGCGCAGGCGCTCACCCCGCGCCGGGTGCAGCTGCTGCGCCCCGGCATAGAGCGGATCACGGCGAAGCTGCTCGACGGGCTGTCGGCCCAGCCGGCGGGGCGTCCCGTCGATCTCAAGGCGCTCTTCGCCTATCCGCTGCCGATGGCCGTGGTCAGCGAGCTGATGGGCATCGACCCGGCCGACCAGCCGAAGCTCCGCGAGCTGTACGACGAGTTCTTCAACACCCAGACGCCGCCCGCCCGGGTGCCGGCGATGCTGGAGGAGCTGCACGACATCTTCGCCCGGACGGTCGCGGGGAAGCGCGCGCGCCCCGGCGACGACCTCACCAGCGCGCTGATCGGCGCCGACGAGGGCGGCGAGCCGCTCACCGACGACGAGGTGACCAACACCCTCCAGCTGATGGTCACCGCCGGCCACGAGACCACCATCGCGCTGATCAACAACGCGGTGCGCGGGCTGCTGGCCAACCCCGACCAGAAGGCCCGGGTGCGCGGCGGCGAGATCCCCTGGGAGACCGTGGTCGAGGAGACGCTGCGCTGGTCGTCGCCCACCTCCCACGTGCTGATACGTTTCGCCACCGAGGACATCCCGGTCGGCGACCAGGTGATCCCCAAGGGTGAGGGGTTGATCACCTCCTATGTCGCCATAGGCTGGGACGAGGCCCAACACGGCCCGGACGCCGAGCGGTTCGACATCACCAGGCCGACCCCGATACGGCACATGTCCTTCGGCCACGGCCCGCATGTCTGCCCGGGCGCGCCGCTCTCCCGCCTTGAGGGCGCCGTCGCGCTGCCCGCGCTCTTCGAGCGCTTCCCCGACCTGACGTTGGCCGTCCCCGACGGCGAGCTGCGGCACCGCCCCAACGTCACTCAGAACGACCTCTACGAACTCCCCGTCCTGCTGCACGGTCCCACGGCCTGA
- a CDS encoding cytochrome P450, whose amino-acid sequence MYRELRQRHGTVVPVVLVGDVPAWLVVGYRELHQLLSDPVLFSRDSDLWSQWPHIADDWPMLPMIGRKQPSILYTVGEAHTRRGAMVSDALEAVDQIELHGIVEHYADQLIDGFCGLGEAELIGHFASSLPILVLARLFGFPDAECPALAKGLHDMIDGGADAIAGQQHLLGSMRRLVAARRVQPAADVATRMLAGARGFSDEELVQDLMVMSAAGHQPTADWIGNTLRLMLTDDRFAASFFGGRNSVGDAMKQVLWEDAPSQIIAGRWASRDTRLGDRHILAGDLLLLGIQGANDDPQVRVGPPTGGPGLPGAPGSPGSNNAFFSFSHGEHRCPFPAMEIAEVIARTGIEVILDRLPDLDLSIPPEALQRRPSPWLRGMTTLPVRFTPTTTHGGHR is encoded by the coding sequence ATGTACCGGGAGCTGCGGCAGCGGCACGGCACGGTGGTGCCCGTGGTGCTGGTGGGGGACGTGCCGGCCTGGCTGGTCGTCGGCTACCGCGAGCTGCACCAACTCCTCAGCGATCCGGTGCTGTTCAGCCGCGACTCGGATCTGTGGAGCCAGTGGCCCCATATCGCGGACGACTGGCCGATGCTGCCGATGATCGGCCGGAAGCAGCCGTCGATCCTCTACACCGTGGGCGAGGCGCACACCCGGCGCGGCGCGATGGTCAGCGACGCCCTGGAGGCCGTCGACCAGATCGAGCTGCACGGGATCGTCGAGCACTACGCCGACCAGCTGATCGACGGCTTCTGCGGTCTTGGCGAGGCCGAGCTGATCGGCCACTTCGCCAGCTCGCTGCCGATCCTGGTGCTGGCGCGGCTCTTCGGCTTCCCCGACGCGGAGTGTCCGGCGCTGGCCAAGGGGCTCCACGACATGATCGACGGTGGCGCGGACGCGATCGCCGGGCAACAACATCTGCTCGGTTCCATGCGGAGGTTGGTCGCGGCGCGGCGCGTCCAGCCGGCCGCCGACGTGGCCACCCGGATGCTCGCCGGGGCCAGGGGCTTCTCCGACGAGGAGCTGGTGCAGGACCTGATGGTGATGTCGGCCGCCGGCCACCAGCCCACCGCCGACTGGATCGGCAACACCCTGCGGCTGATGCTGACCGACGACCGGTTCGCCGCCTCGTTCTTCGGCGGCCGGAACAGCGTCGGCGACGCGATGAAGCAGGTCCTCTGGGAGGACGCGCCCAGCCAGATCATCGCGGGGCGTTGGGCCAGCAGGGACACCCGGCTCGGCGACCGCCACATCCTGGCGGGTGACCTGCTGCTGCTGGGCATCCAGGGCGCCAACGACGACCCCCAGGTGCGGGTCGGCCCGCCCACCGGCGGCCCGGGGCTGCCCGGGGCCCCGGGAAGCCCCGGGAGCAACAACGCTTTCTTCTCCTTCAGCCACGGCGAACACCGTTGCCCGTTTCCCGCGATGGAAATCGCGGAAGTCATCGCCAGGACCGGAATCGAGGTGATCCTCGACCGGCTGCCCGACCTTGACCTGTCCATACCCCCGGAAGCGCTCCAGCGACGGCCGTCACCCTGGCTGCGCGGCATGACCACGCTCCCGGTGCGCTTCACGCCGACCACCACCCATGGAGGCCACAGATGA
- a CDS encoding GTP-binding protein yields the protein MDSATSDRLAIRTPLGRAADNGLKIVIVGGFGVGKTTMVRSVSDIRPLNTEEVMTRAGEQVDDISAIQGKTSTTVAFDFGRITLDERTVLYLFGAPGQERFWFLWDRLFTGTLGAVVLVDTRRLADSWYAIDRLEHHGTPFIVARNDFGGAEHSAEQVRDALDLSDSIPLIDCDARSRPSSKNVLITLVEHLHSLSTAQEATP from the coding sequence TTGGACTCCGCAACCTCTGACCGCCTGGCCATACGCACCCCACTCGGCCGGGCAGCCGACAACGGTCTGAAGATCGTGATCGTCGGCGGCTTCGGCGTGGGCAAGACCACCATGGTGCGTTCCGTCAGCGACATCCGCCCGTTGAACACCGAGGAGGTGATGACGCGGGCCGGGGAGCAGGTGGACGACATCTCCGCCATCCAGGGCAAGACGTCCACCACCGTGGCGTTCGACTTCGGGCGGATCACGCTCGACGAGCGCACCGTGCTCTATCTCTTCGGTGCCCCGGGCCAGGAACGCTTCTGGTTCCTGTGGGACCGGCTCTTCACCGGCACCCTGGGCGCCGTGGTGCTGGTGGACACCAGACGGCTGGCCGACTCCTGGTACGCGATCGACCGCCTCGAACACCACGGCACCCCGTTCATCGTGGCCCGCAACGACTTCGGCGGGGCCGAGCACAGCGCGGAGCAGGTGCGGGACGCGCTGGACCTCTCCGACTCCATCCCGCTGATCGACTGCGACGCCCGTTCCCGGCCGTCGAGCAAGAACGTGCTGATCACCCTCGTCGAGCATCTGCACTCGCTGTCCACCGCCCAGGAGGCCACTCCGTGA
- a CDS encoding DUF742 domain-containing protein, which translates to MTRPGRDDDPDRLYTVTRGRSRAASTAFDLVTLVVSESEPTAGMQSEHVRILRICQFPTAVVEIAAELRMPITVVRILLSDLLDMGRITARHPRTAHTADHLPDSHLLEQVLVGLRNL; encoded by the coding sequence GTGACGCGGCCCGGCCGGGATGACGACCCGGACCGCCTCTATACCGTGACCAGGGGCCGCAGCCGGGCGGCGTCCACCGCGTTCGACCTGGTCACGCTGGTGGTGAGCGAATCGGAGCCGACGGCTGGGATGCAGTCGGAGCACGTCAGGATCCTGCGGATCTGCCAGTTCCCCACGGCGGTGGTCGAGATCGCCGCCGAGCTGCGGATGCCGATCACGGTGGTGCGGATCCTGTTGAGCGATCTGCTCGACATGGGCCGGATCACCGCGCGCCACCCCAGGACCGCCCACACGGCGGACCACCTTCCCGACTCACATCTCCTTGAGCAGGTGCTCGTTGGACTCCGCAACCTCTGA
- a CDS encoding roadblock/LC7 domain-containing protein, which yields MTTSSAGANEQLNWLLERLLERTPGARHALVLSRDGLKLCRTPELSEDQGDQLAAIAAGIQSLSHGASIEFGDGTGGVRQSMTEFYGGILFIVEAGEGAHLAIVADQQADVGLIGHNMNELVEQLGEHLSAAPRSADAATASDADPGRSDKDEGPA from the coding sequence ATGACCACATCATCCGCCGGGGCGAACGAGCAGCTGAACTGGCTGCTGGAGAGGCTGCTGGAGCGCACCCCCGGAGCCCGTCACGCGCTGGTGCTCTCGCGGGACGGCCTCAAGCTGTGCCGCACCCCCGAGCTGTCCGAGGACCAGGGCGACCAGCTGGCCGCGATCGCCGCCGGCATCCAGAGCCTGTCGCACGGCGCCTCCATAGAGTTCGGTGACGGCACCGGCGGCGTGCGCCAGTCCATGACCGAGTTCTACGGCGGCATCCTGTTCATCGTGGAGGCCGGCGAGGGCGCCCATCTCGCGATCGTGGCCGATCAGCAGGCGGACGTCGGGCTGATCGGGCACAACATGAACGAGCTGGTCGAGCAGTTGGGCGAGCATCTGAGCGCGGCGCCGCGCTCAGCCGACGCGGCCACCGCCTCGGACGCGGATCCGGGCCGGTCCGACAAAGACGAAGGCCCCGCGTGA
- a CDS encoding ATP-binding protein, with the protein MTAHTLQARPRAERHPMRQALLALLISLAATGVAWLVAVYTAPDSARLPLAWGAGIGGLALCAAVALAVHGRAETRRLSTTLTERERRAELFADAIVPALVERLRAGASADTALAATEQPGDEPEARVLRLLAAEVGRGEAGKAAALAACANAAGRMQALAISMLADLREMEHRHSDEDVLGDLLLLDHRTAQAGRLADSLAVLTGARSGRRWAKPIVMESILRGAMGRIGAYQRVRPHSTVNAAVAGHAAEGVMHALAELLDNAANFSPPTAEVHVYVEEVQTGVVITVEDSGLVMSDIALRRAERAVSGERLDPTALSGTRLGLAVVGRLARKHGLTVSFRPSARGGTGVLLMIPQELITRPREADQLPVAAAPQPSAAPVAPAAPALPDPFDGPVATREHAPADASSTDELPRFGDSGLPKRRRGRTLANANRQELMRQRAPQETTAANGHSPAESAARFGAFRQALRGREQTPQPKGEGTDTSRNATSHPEEEAP; encoded by the coding sequence ATGACAGCGCACACCCTTCAGGCGCGCCCCAGGGCAGAGCGTCACCCCATGCGCCAGGCGCTGCTCGCCCTGTTGATCTCTCTCGCCGCCACCGGTGTGGCCTGGTTGGTCGCGGTCTACACCGCGCCCGACTCCGCGCGGCTGCCCCTCGCCTGGGGTGCCGGCATCGGCGGCCTGGCGCTGTGCGCCGCGGTGGCGCTCGCCGTACACGGGCGCGCCGAGACGCGGCGCCTGTCCACAACCCTGACCGAACGCGAGCGGCGCGCCGAACTCTTCGCGGACGCGATCGTGCCCGCGCTGGTCGAGCGGCTGCGTGCGGGCGCCTCGGCCGACACCGCGCTCGCCGCCACCGAACAGCCCGGGGACGAGCCCGAGGCGCGGGTGTTGCGGCTGCTGGCCGCGGAGGTCGGGCGCGGCGAGGCCGGCAAGGCCGCCGCCCTGGCCGCCTGCGCCAACGCGGCCGGCCGGATGCAGGCGCTGGCCATCAGCATGCTGGCCGATCTGCGCGAGATGGAGCACCGGCACTCGGACGAGGACGTGCTGGGCGACCTGCTGCTGCTCGACCACCGCACCGCCCAGGCCGGCCGCCTCGCGGACAGCCTCGCCGTGCTCACCGGCGCGCGCTCCGGGCGCCGCTGGGCCAAGCCGATCGTGATGGAGAGCATCCTGCGCGGCGCCATGGGCCGGATCGGCGCCTACCAGCGGGTGCGTCCGCACTCCACGGTGAACGCGGCCGTCGCCGGCCACGCCGCCGAGGGCGTGATGCACGCGCTGGCCGAACTGCTGGACAACGCCGCCAACTTCTCGCCGCCCACCGCCGAGGTGCACGTCTATGTCGAGGAGGTGCAGACGGGTGTGGTGATCACCGTGGAGGACAGCGGTCTGGTGATGAGCGATATCGCGCTGCGCCGCGCCGAGCGCGCCGTCTCGGGTGAGCGCCTCGACCCGACGGCCCTCTCCGGCACCCGCCTCGGCCTCGCCGTGGTCGGCCGGCTGGCCCGCAAGCACGGGCTGACGGTCTCCTTCCGGCCGTCGGCGCGTGGCGGCACCGGCGTGCTGCTGATGATCCCCCAGGAGCTGATCACCCGTCCCAGGGAGGCCGACCAGCTCCCCGTCGCCGCTGCCCCGCAGCCGTCGGCCGCGCCGGTCGCGCCGGCCGCGCCCGCCCTTCCCGACCCGTTCGACGGGCCGGTCGCCACGAGGGAGCACGCGCCGGCCGACGCGTCGAGCACGGACGAGCTGCCCCGGTTCGGCGACAGCGGCCTGCCGAAGCGGCGCCGTGGCCGGACGCTGGCCAACGCCAACCGCCAGGAGCTCATGCGGCAGCGGGCGCCCCAGGAGACGACCGCGGCGAACGGCCACTCGCCGGCCGAGTCCGCCGCCAGGTTCGGCGCCTTCCGCCAGGCCCTGCGGGGACGGGAGCAGACACCGCAACCGAAGGGCGAGGGGACCGACACCTCCCGCAACGCGACGTCCCACCCAGAGGAAGAAGCACCATGA